From the genome of Mucilaginibacter paludis DSM 18603:
TTAAAAGTGCAAGGCCTTGACGACGCAAATCTTGATACATCCGGTTTAAAATATGCCTATCACATCGTACACCCAAAACATATCGAATACCTCGGCACCTTACCAGCACACATCCGGCTTGACTATCAAAACTTAAACATCCTGATGGTACATGGCAGCCCGAGGAAAGTAGACGAATATGTTTTGGAAAACATGGACGAAGCACTGGTATTGGAGATGATGCAGCAAGCTGGCGCCGATGTTTTATGCGGAGGCCATTCGCACAAACCCTATCAACGTATTATTTCGTGCGAAGATGGCAGGCACCGGCATGTTATTAATGCCGGCTCGGTGGGGAAGCCAAAGGATGGCGACGCAAGAGGTTGTTATGTAATGCTTACATTGGGCAACCGGAGCCACAGAAGCCAGAAAGACAGTATTTTGGTTGAATTTATCCGCTTTGATTACGATATTGAAGCTGCCGCCACAGCCATTGAAGACAGCCCTTTGCCCAATGAACTTGCAGACATGTTACGGCGCGCTTACTAATGTAAAATCAACAGTGCTCAGTCCGTATTCTTGAGTAAAAATTCGGCATTCCTGATTGATTATTAATGACTTTAGCTCAACGATACCGACATTTTATCGTTGACAAGGCAGTATGGGCTCCAGGCATGAAAACATAACACTTTTTTACGTTACCGGCATAGTCTGCTCCAGGCAACCCATCATAAGTTATCGCCTTATGTTTAACTAACAAAAATTTTATCTGCTATATACTTTAACCATTCAATACTTGTTATTACCATTGTATCAGTAAAACAATCCGTTACCCTAATGTTTAACCGTTGCCACCTTTGCTAAAATTCCGTATCTTAATTATTTTAGCCGCCATGTTATGCTGCGATTGCGCCAATAGCAGCGTTTTGCCTTTCGGCGATACTACACTTGTTGACTCGGCAGACCAGAAGGATATCATCGATGTACTGCATCGCGTTTTCAGCAAACAAAAAAACGGTATTGATCGGCCACCTAAAAAAATAGCCTTATCGGTAGTCCCTACTGTAGGCTACACCCTTTCTACCGGCTTTGCCATTGGTTTAAGCAGCGTTGCCACGTTTTACACGCAGCCGCAGCATAGCGGCAACCAGTCGGTGATTAATTTACAGGCGTTTTACGACTCGCATAGCCAGCAAACTTTTATGGCAGAATCAAACATCTGGGCTTTTGATGATCAGTTTAAGTTTGTAACCGATTTGCGTGTCATCAAATATCCGGATGTAACCTACGGCCTGGGCAGCTCCACCACCACGTTAAAAGCAGATGCCATTACTTTTGATTACCTGCGCCTTTATCAAACTTTTTTGAAAAAGGTAAGTAAAAACTTTTATGCAGGTGTGGGTTACAGCCTGGATTACCACTACGAAATTACCGAGGAGGGAAACCTGGATAATACCGTATCCGATTTTAAACGCTATGGCGAAACTTCGAGTTCGCGTTCATCGGGCTTTAACCTCGATCTGTTATTTGACAGCCGTACCAACCCGGTTAATTCTTTGGGTGGTAGCTACGCCAACATCGTTTACCGGGACAATCTGAAGGCCATGGGTAGCGACAGCAAATGGAGCTCGATACAAATCGATATCCGTAAATACTTTAAACTGTCCGACCATTCGAACAACGTACTGGCGCTTTGGAGCTACAGTTGGATTACATTAAGTGGAAAACAACCTTATCTTGATTTGCCAAGCGTTGGTAACGATACCTATAATAATACCGGGCGCGGCTATGCCATAGACAGATTTAGAGGGAAAAATATGCTGTACCTTGAAAGCGAATACCGCTTTGGCATTACTAAAAACGGACTGCTGGGTGCAGTCGTTTTTGCCAACGCCCAAAATTATCAGCGCAGTGTATCAAACGGCCTCAATAAAATTATACCCGCGGCAGGTACGGGCATTCGGGTAAAAATAAACAAACGGTCAAATACTAACCTCTGTATTGATTATGCCATCGGTACCGATAACTCGCACGGTGTTTTTGTTAATTTAGGCGAAGTTTTTTGATACCGGATTGATGTGAATGCAGGCCGCCGATACCGGTTCTTTTTTATCTCTGCGGCATTAATTTGCCATAACTAACTTTTGCATTGCCCCAACCCAACCAAACGCCCCTAATAAATTTGACATTCATTTCAACTTGCAATAGCTAACTTTGCAGCAATGCAA
Proteins encoded in this window:
- a CDS encoding metallophosphoesterase family protein; this translates as MKIALFSDIHANLPAFEAMLKDMDNRKPDAVFCLGDLVGYNIWPNEIIAEIRKRGIATLTGNHDLKVQGLDDANLDTSGLKYAYHIVHPKHIEYLGTLPAHIRLDYQNLNILMVHGSPRKVDEYVLENMDEALVLEMMQQAGADVLCGGHSHKPYQRIISCEDGRHRHVINAGSVGKPKDGDARGCYVMLTLGNRSHRSQKDSILVEFIRFDYDIEAAATAIEDSPLPNELADMLRRAY
- a CDS encoding BamA/TamA family outer membrane protein, with translation MPPLLKFRILIILAAMLCCDCANSSVLPFGDTTLVDSADQKDIIDVLHRVFSKQKNGIDRPPKKIALSVVPTVGYTLSTGFAIGLSSVATFYTQPQHSGNQSVINLQAFYDSHSQQTFMAESNIWAFDDQFKFVTDLRVIKYPDVTYGLGSSTTTLKADAITFDYLRLYQTFLKKVSKNFYAGVGYSLDYHYEITEEGNLDNTVSDFKRYGETSSSRSSGFNLDLLFDSRTNPVNSLGGSYANIVYRDNLKAMGSDSKWSSIQIDIRKYFKLSDHSNNVLALWSYSWITLSGKQPYLDLPSVGNDTYNNTGRGYAIDRFRGKNMLYLESEYRFGITKNGLLGAVVFANAQNYQRSVSNGLNKIIPAAGTGIRVKINKRSNTNLCIDYAIGTDNSHGVFVNLGEVF